One Primulina eburnea isolate SZY01 chromosome 4, ASM2296580v1, whole genome shotgun sequence genomic window, GATGACACAACGGGGATCTTAACAGCAGAGCGTTCCATATCTTTTTCCAACTCCTCTTCTTGTCTGAGTGTCGTGAACTGACCATCTAAAGATTTGGCTGCTCCCAGCCATGCAAGAACGATTACGAGAAGTATGCCTCCAAGGTAGGGAGTTGAGTTTGCGAGTGAACCAAAGGTTAAAATCATAAACTGTTGAATCAAAGCCCCGCCAGATTTCCCCAAAGGATTGCACACAACGTCGATTGCTGCTTTCCCTTTTACctgatgaaagaaaatattccaAGTTACTATAATTTTTCACCTCCATGCCTACTTATGCAGAAAGGGAGCGGGAGCGGGAGCTTGGCAACATGAATTTTAAGATTCTCATAAACTCCCCAATATGAAAAATTTTCTATACTTGAAGATACTAgtcaaattcaaatattttgaacCATATAACAGCTGGGCAAAAACACTTAGCAGTGAGTAGGATTGTTGTAGTCCAACACATATGCAACGAAGTCATACAGAAATAGTGGGTAATATAGGCAGCTTAATATTCAAACCTTGGTGTCCTCGTCAAGAGGAATGTAAGCCATTTCCTTGCATGGATCGAACAAGCTGTACTTTGCACTCTTGCTAAAAATGTTTTGCATGGCTCCCACGTACACAGCAGCTAAAAGTGGAGTCAACCCAAATTTGGCAAGAGCTGGAGCAAAAGGGTCGCCAAACAAAATCAGCGAGAAAAAACCAACTCCCGATAAAAGCAAGACAGTTGGTGTAATCTTAGCTGCTACGCCCCAGCCGTATTTGTTAAAGATCCATTGGCTCAATAACATCATTGTAAAAGTAGCTATCCCAGTGGCAGTCGAGAAGTCTCCCATGAAGGATGAATATTCATTTGGTGTCGGGAACTGTGAAATTCCAAGAaaccaatataaaataaatcacTAATACAATTAGGTGCAAAGGGTGATGGCCTTGTTTAAAAGCTTACCTGAGCTTTGAGCTTCGATTTCCACGTAACCTCAACAAGATTGATGCTGATACCATATGCCACGACCAAAGTTGCAAGATCTCTTATATATCTTGATGATACCAAGAACTTTAAGCTCTCCATTGTCCCCATCTTCGGCTTCTCCTGCAAGGGGAAATGTAATTCAAAATCTTGCACTACAAATAAGTGAGATCTAAACTaagtcaaaataataaaaaaaaaaaaaaaaaccacacTAATGTCCTATGACCAAGAGTGACTCAGGAGTTCATGGGAGTAAAATATTGTCGTGAATGAATACACCAATAGTAGAAGGGATGGTGCTCCATTTCATGAGGCATAAATCCTACGTGAACCCTTCCAGAAAATAGCAGCTCAAATTCTATTCTTTAAAGATTTTGTAAATAATTACCTTCTTCTTCTGACTACGGGTGGGAAGAGCAACATTACGATTCACCCACCAATAAAGGAAACAAATAGTAAGGCCCATCACTACAACGATACTCATCATTCCCTTCAGAGAGATGGCCCAACCATCAACCCCGGGGCCAAGGTTTTGTCTCATTTTCGAGAAATATTTCACGGTTCGACCGGAGAAAACAAGGGCGACATTTGCTCCAAGTCCGAACAGAGGATAGAATCTCTTGGCTTCATCAACAGTTGTAATCTGCAAGATAAGAAATCCAATGACTGTCAAATGATATGCATATTTATCTTCCAAACCACGTAATAAAGATAAAAGAGAAATAGGAACAGTAAAAGTACATAACAAGTTCCCCTATCCCTCATTTTGAGATGATTGCCATCTTGCGAACACCTTTAAAACATCAATAATAATGTGTCTAACAGAAAAAAAAAGCATTAAAAAAGATTGATTTTAGCAAATTTGTTAAGGAAAGCAAATGAAACCCCCCACGATAACCTACAAACTTAGTTCAGCTGGAAGTAAATCACTAAATACATTAAACTACTAAGCACTAGCCGAACCATGCTAGTTTCGATGCCTAAATTAAGACTTCACTTGAccaaatcaatatttttaaaaataattacgcAGCCACGTTAGAACCAAATATAGAAATCAACTAGAAATCCATTTCAGGATACTTCATCCTTTCATGCAGTAGAATGAAACCAATTTAAAAGCCAAGAAGCAATTGAGGAACAGTCAACAACCAACAAGGAACACACGAGGACTACAACATACACCTTCAACATTTTCCAAAGTATCCAGATGACCAGTTTAATATTATCCATATCCAACTTTAGTAAACTTCTGTCACAATACCCAAAACAGTAACCACCAGGAATTAACAAACAGATCACTTTGTCAATCATTTCTTACAAGCAAAAGGAGGGATCTTGAATCAATTCATGAAAGCCAACCATTGATGGTTCAAATAAGTACACATATTATCCTCACAAATTAGATAATTGGTACGAGTGTAACTATCTGTTAGATTGCACTGAAAAAAACTATTTCCGAGTGAAACCATTACCTGGTTAGCCAACCCCCAAAACAGAACTGAAACAACCACACTTCCCCACAGCTCAGCCATAACATAAAACAAGCAGAAACTCCATATCCTCATGATTGCAAGCGGCCCAAGAAACCTTGGACCCAAAGTATTCAGAAGCTTATCAGCAAGAGCTGTGGGATGGAAATACTGACTAAGAGGATACAACACAAATCCAAATGCCCCAAAAAAGGCAATGAATGGGAAAATCACAGTATAAAAAAGAGCCTCCTTTGACAACACATTAGCCAATTTAGTATACAGAATCATGAACCCAATAGCCAGAGGCAAATTCACCCATGTTTTGAGGAAAGGAATGATTTCTGCACTAGAGCCTTTGGCTGTCACCACCAAAACATCTTTAGTATCCCTGAGAATcgtataattaaataaaatacagaaAAACATCAAGCCAAGTGGTATAATTTTCTTGAGGGTAGCGAGCTCAACACCCATGAACTTGGGTGGTTCTTTCTCTCCATACAAAGACTGCCCATCTGCCGAAGCCGCTGCAGCCTCAGCCCTGGGGAAATTTCTTGACTTTTGACCAACTAATGGAAGTTTGGTGACTTGGAATTTGGAAGACCCGTTTGCCGAAAACAATGGAGGGAGAAACGTTCTTGGTTTAAGTAAAGGATTTGTGGGGTTGAATCTATACCTTAAATCCTGTGATGGTGGTGGTGGTAAAAAAGCTCTGATTCTGGGATTTGCAGGCAAAGAAATAAGCCCTTTTGATTGTAAAACAGCTTGCATTTCTCCACACGTCAACTCTTTCTCTCAACTCTTTTCTTGTTTCTACAAAAAGCTCCTAATAGAAACTCGAAAAGGCGCGATTTTTATGAACTGAATATGAGAGAAAGGAAGGTGTGGAGATGGAGATAAGGTTCGGTGATATACCGAGGAAGCTAGTTTTCCTTCTTTTTCTTTCAAGGGTTTGGTAATCTATATATCTTTATGCACCCAGCGGCCAGCAACCAGAAAAGAATTTTaagacccaaaaaaaaaaattcaactttttttttcttatagAAAAAAATGGTGTCGAGTAATTTCCGAACAGGGTATATTCAACACTCcttaaagaaatgatttttgacACCAACTAACCTAAAGCTCTGATAAATTCTAAACTCGGATAAAGATGGCATAAAAAATATCTTTTGTAAAAGAGTATCTCCAAAGAATCAAACCCATATAGGAAGAGAATCATCAATCATGTGAAGAAAAAAGGGCCAACAGAGACCCGGCCCCAGATCGGACGAAAGTACAGAAATGCCTTTTTAGATATTTATTTTCATCATATATATAATGAGAAGGATAGAACGCAAAAGAGCACATATGGTCGGCAAAAATGGTGAAAAATTATCATgcactgtttttttttttcggttGAGGTCGAGAGATTATTGCAATTAAATCTTGAAGTTCAGGATCTCGtctcaaatttaaaattttgttgtcaaatgaattataaatcaatattaatttcttatttGACTGCTGTCACATGTGACATTTATAAATTGAAATCCTACAATAGTCTTAGTATCACACTTGAGCCATCTATTGAACATTTATTATCACTACGGACAAACGATATTTTAATCGATTGAATTTTACATATGAACATCATTTAAGTAAAGAAAAACGAATTCAAATCAAATTGAAATAGGCTATGTCTGGGACCCAAAAGCGAAGCTAGAAACCATAATTCGATTTCTTCATACAAATTAGTCAAATGTCATAATTGGCAGCCACTGCCCTCTAATATTCCTGCATTTTCTTTTGGAAAAATGGAAATTTCATTTTGTCATATAGGCCCGAGTTGAATGTCGACTTTTTTGAGTAAATCACatagatattttcaaaatcatttcctcaacttaaaatttttatacaaACACTCTATTGAGGATGTCTCATGGATTAATTTTGTGAGTTGAACGTAAACTTTGTCCGACTGGTTTTTGACCGATTTTGACCCTACAAATAACTATCCGACTTCCTATATATGGTTGGTTTtgaaaacataattaatttctgAATAAAGTCCGCATTGTGCTGGCACCGTTTTGCttgaatttatattaattaGATTTACAAGATAGTTAgataatatttgattatatcatcaattgtaaattatttttttgaatattagcatatcataatattttaaaaggGGCATATCATCAATTTAGATATCCTatacgattttttttaaaaaatggtcTAATCTAGTTATtctatttttctaaaaaaaaatatcgaGATTTTTACCCGGTTGTTTACTGATTCTCAATTTTTTAAATGGCTGATTTGGTAagaataaacaaataaaaaaaaaagaaaaatgccaaggttttgaattttttcttttttttttatataagaaTATACTTGTCTCTTTgattaataattatcaattataGTTGGAATTTTTATAAGTAAATCTATCTCACTTTATTTGAACAATTGAACCTAAATTAGTTCATTGTATTTTATTTCTATTATATAATATACACTTGACAGCATATCTTATTaaccaaaaatttaatttttcatgaTTGAAAACTAACTGATACAATATAAAGACAAagatataattaaatttttatcaaAAAATCGACTTAGTTTCGTaaatatcatttaatatttttaaattttttaatataatatggttttataTTCAAATTAACTTATCCAATTGATCGTAATAAATTATATGAGCAagtatatttaatatttttttgttatgtAGATCAAGAACTCGATCAAGATAAATTTGGAGAAAACAATTGTCACTTATTTTTATACTGAAAAAAAAAGTGAAATCACGTTATAGAAAAAAAAGTATAATGTTATTAGAACatataaaaataatgttttgacttttataatttaataattaataaaataaaaataaaaataagatcTTGATTTTTTATGTTTGagaaaaatattgttttgacttttataatttaataattagtaaattaaaaataagattatttatttattttatttttatttttatttttatgtttgaGGAACATCGTATGCGTCGACAAACTTCTGACATGTTCGTTTGGTGAGAAATCGATAGGACTAACATCTTATACTACTTCTTAGTTCCGTCTTCTTCGGTAACATCGATAAACCAAAGCTTCAGGAGACTCTTCAGCCGATTTTGAAGCCCAGCTCTTCACATGGCTTCATGTAAGTTCACCTCTCTCTTCTTCTCGCCTGTCGCCCAACATCTTACTGTTCAAATAATTGTGCAGAGTGCAGTGTGCATGTATGGCCTATGTGccctgatttcttgattattttgtTTTATGTGTGATTCTGTAATGGGTTTCTTTTTTCCTTGATTTTGGGACTAGTACTCCCTCGCTTTTCAGGAagttcgatttttttttaattgaattgtCTCTGGAACGTGCATTCTTTGAAATTACCTTATGTATGctgataaatatatttttaaaaaccttTATGAGGGAATAAGAATAGTGGATGTCTAAAATTGCTCCAATTACTGCCCATCTGTTGACGTGATGTTGCTCTTTCATGTTAATATTTTGTGTCAGGCGGTTTGGGTGCTTCCGGCCTTAAGATTACAAACCTGGAATTGGGGTGTGTTAGACCCAAACTGGGCAAATTGCAGCCTTTGCATTGTTTAACTTCGAAGACTGTTGGATTTGATGATTTGAGGCTGTCAAACAGATCAAGGAATCCAGTAATCCGATGCTCTGCTTCTGGCACTGATGGTAAGTTCATATGCTTGGTTATGGTTCATATGACCAACTCTCTTGCAGTTATACGACTGAGGTTCTGACTGAAACAATGGTTATATTAGTAAGTAAACGATGTCAATGGTTTGACCAACAAATTGGTGTTATATGCTCTGTTGTATTTATTGGATTCTCTCCCTGGAAACATGGTAGACATTCAGACAATCTGGTTGTATAGGGTTTGAAACGTGCCACTTTATTAAGAGGGACTATTTGATTGAGTTATATCAATGTTAATGTTAGGTATATTATGTAAACAATATTTTTTGCTGCTCTTTGTGCTATATGCTCTCTCATGTATTTATTGGATTCTCCATCATTCACTTCGTACATTGGAGACATGCCAAACATATAGGCAGTGTAATTGTAGAGGATTTGAAACTCGTGCCCTTTTTTAGGAGGAACTGTTTCATCGGGTGAAAATGAATGTTAAGGCCATTTCTAAGTAAAATTTATGTGGTTCGCTGTTACATTCTTAAAGTTGTTTCTTGGACTTTGTTTAAGGCTTGGATAAAGGGACAAAGTCAGTCAACCTGATGCATCTTGCGAGCCACTTCTGTTCTCTTTACAGACTTGTACTTCACTCCCTGAAAATGTTTGTACATAATATAGTTCAATAGTGGAAAAAGAAAATagcaaaataaaaaagaaaaagaaactgGTGAAAGAAGTTGGGAGAGAGAGGTGTGTATTTGAGGCTGTTTTATTTTTCCGTACTATAGGTGTAGAAATCTAGTCAAAATTCAATAACGTGCCACTTACTTTCTATCGCAACCTCTTGCTATTTCTCTCGTcttcttttcattttcatatTTGTGTTTCGACGGACGACAGCTA contains:
- the LOC140829235 gene encoding plastidic ATP/ADP-transporter-like; this encodes MQAVLQSKGLISLPANPRIRAFLPPPPSQDLRYRFNPTNPLLKPRTFLPPLFSANGSSKFQVTKLPLVGQKSRNFPRAEAAAASADGQSLYGEKEPPKFMGVELATLKKIIPLGLMFFCILFNYTILRDTKDVLVVTAKGSSAEIIPFLKTWVNLPLAIGFMILYTKLANVLSKEALFYTVIFPFIAFFGAFGFVLYPLSQYFHPTALADKLLNTLGPRFLGPLAIMRIWSFCLFYVMAELWGSVVVSVLFWGLANQITTVDEAKRFYPLFGLGANVALVFSGRTVKYFSKMRQNLGPGVDGWAISLKGMMSIVVVMGLTICFLYWWVNRNVALPTRSQKKKEKPKMGTMESLKFLVSSRYIRDLATLVVAYGISINLVEVTWKSKLKAQFPTPNEYSSFMGDFSTATGIATFTMMLLSQWIFNKYGWGVAAKITPTVLLLSGVGFFSLILFGDPFAPALAKFGLTPLLAAVYVGAMQNIFSKSAKYSLFDPCKEMAYIPLDEDTKVKGKAAIDVVCNPLGKSGGALIQQFMILTFGSLANSTPYLGGILLVIVLAWLGAAKSLDGQFTTLRQEEELEKDMERSAVKIPVVSSSNEGSNGSFISDSSDTASASSEPSSPRNA